Proteins from one Pseudomonas sp. KBS0710 genomic window:
- a CDS encoding glycosyltransferase has protein sequence MTRSAERHVLQFCHGYDGPFLDCARQYASLFAGTGYKVTTVFLTGVADPDVAAGCASDEVLFMEFSSKAIRGLKLGAIRELRKIAASRNFSLCIAHRFKPIYIALLGTRLPVIGVHHAFGDYQRRSRKLFASIFSKRLSLLGVSDAVRDDMRRCLPAWPAARIQTLYNRIDVQAMQALQVPADEARDALGLSPDEWVVGNVGRLHPDKDQATLLKGFALALPHLPAQSRLAILGTGRLEKDLKSLARELGIAEHVLFLGQVPDARRYFRAFDVFALSSDHEPFGMVLLEAMAAGVPLLATSCGGAREVVEGVGILFPFGDADHLGQGLRHLAAMDRQQHQQCAEMMLERLHQQFSDQAVRETFWQLPAVTELTARA, from the coding sequence ATGACTCGGTCGGCTGAACGCCACGTCCTGCAGTTCTGCCACGGCTATGACGGGCCGTTCCTGGACTGCGCGCGGCAGTACGCCAGCCTGTTCGCAGGCACAGGCTACAAGGTGACCACGGTGTTCCTCACCGGGGTCGCCGACCCCGATGTCGCCGCCGGTTGCGCTTCTGATGAAGTGCTGTTCATGGAGTTCAGTTCCAAGGCCATTCGTGGCCTCAAGCTGGGCGCCATCCGTGAACTGCGCAAGATCGCCGCGTCACGCAACTTCAGCTTGTGCATTGCCCACCGGTTCAAGCCGATCTACATCGCCTTGCTCGGTACGCGCCTGCCAGTGATCGGTGTGCATCATGCTTTTGGTGATTATCAGCGCCGCAGCCGCAAGCTGTTTGCCTCGATTTTCAGCAAGCGCCTGAGCCTGCTCGGCGTATCTGACGCGGTGCGTGACGATATGCGCCGCTGTCTGCCAGCCTGGCCCGCGGCACGCATTCAGACCTTGTATAACCGCATCGATGTTCAGGCCATGCAAGCGTTGCAGGTGCCGGCCGATGAGGCGCGCGATGCCTTGGGGCTGTCGCCGGATGAGTGGGTGGTCGGCAACGTCGGCCGCCTGCACCCGGACAAGGACCAAGCCACCTTGCTCAAAGGCTTTGCCTTGGCCTTGCCGCATTTGCCGGCGCAGAGCCGGTTGGCGATCCTCGGCACCGGGCGCCTGGAGAAAGACCTCAAGTCGCTGGCGCGCGAGCTGGGCATTGCCGAGCACGTACTGTTCCTCGGCCAGGTGCCGGATGCGCGCCGGTATTTCCGTGCGTTCGACGTCTTTGCCCTGAGCTCCGACCATGAGCCGTTCGGCATGGTGCTGCTGGAGGCCATGGCCGCCGGCGTGCCGCTGCTCGCCACGTCGTGTGGCGGCGCGCGGGAAGTGGTTGAAGGCGTGGGCATCCTGTTTCCGTTTGGCGATGCCGACCACTTGGGGCAGGGCCTTCGGCACTTGGCCGCGATGGACCGTCAGCAACACCAGCAGTGCGCCGAGATGATGCTTGAGCGCCTGCACCAGCAGTTTTCGGATCAGGCGGTGCGCGAGACTTTTTGGCAGTTGCCTGCTGTCACCGAACTGACCGCGAGGGCTTGA
- a CDS encoding DUF6625 family protein: MSNPCPRILFIIPYFGRWPFWMPFFLESCRHNADVDWLLFSDCPMPANVPSNVRIESITFADYCALVSRRLYINFAPQAPYKLCDIKPALGHIHADRLTGYDFWAFGDLDLIYGNLREYFTAERLASYDLFSTHERRVAGHLCLMRNTPRKRHAFMQIKDWEARFTDQAHHALDEGAFSRIFLWRKNFPKPLFELVGKFNPWRRRSEFTEAFSTPGGVIKWHDGSDRFPHQWFWNKGRLTNDRDGEREFPYFHFVCWKRNQWPLLPEPDAEYVETLAAETTWVVDATGFHRGEL, encoded by the coding sequence GTGAGCAATCCGTGCCCCCGCATCCTTTTTATTATTCCTTACTTTGGCCGCTGGCCATTCTGGATGCCGTTTTTCCTCGAAAGCTGCCGCCACAACGCCGACGTCGACTGGTTGCTGTTCAGCGACTGCCCGATGCCGGCCAATGTGCCGAGCAATGTCCGCATCGAAAGCATTACCTTTGCCGATTACTGCGCGTTGGTCTCCCGGCGGCTGTACATCAACTTTGCGCCCCAGGCGCCGTACAAACTGTGTGACATCAAGCCGGCGCTGGGGCATATCCACGCTGACCGCCTCACCGGCTACGATTTCTGGGCGTTTGGCGATCTGGACCTGATCTACGGCAACCTGCGCGAGTATTTCACCGCCGAGCGGTTGGCCAGTTATGACTTGTTTTCAACCCATGAGCGGCGGGTAGCCGGGCATTTGTGCCTGATGCGTAACACCCCCAGGAAGCGGCATGCGTTCATGCAGATCAAGGATTGGGAGGCACGTTTCACCGATCAGGCGCATCATGCGCTGGATGAAGGCGCCTTCAGCCGGATTTTCCTGTGGCGCAAGAATTTCCCCAAGCCGCTGTTCGAGTTGGTCGGCAAGTTCAACCCATGGCGTCGGCGCAGTGAGTTCACCGAGGCGTTCAGTACGCCCGGTGGTGTGATCAAATGGCACGACGGCAGTGATCGCTTCCCGCATCAATGGTTCTGGAACAAGGGTCGGCTGACCAATGACAGGGATGGTGAGCGGGAATTTCCGTATTTCCATTTTGTCTGCTGGAAACGCAATCAATGGCCGTTGCTACCGGAGCCTGACGCCGAGTACGTCGAGACGCTGGCGGCTGAAACAACCTGGGTGGTTGATGCCACAGGTTTCCATCGAGGAGAGTTATGA
- a CDS encoding glycosyltransferase family 4 protein: protein MSRRFKVLQLQPDYNVKSHDFADLAEQIVKALPAERYEVTAAFLRGQPAPGEPVSRAAKSVYFEFSDKSLKGLRLRAMWQLYKFCRREQFDVVVCNRFKPVNMMLQLNRWLKIPLCIGISHGFGEYDRLYRRKQAQRWIDAHWRFVGVSPAVKQYLLDCQCGFTDQNTYAITNAIDIEQAEGLQHSRTRARELLGIDPAVRLIGALGRLVPVKGHTYLLQAFAALKDKYPTAQLAIIGAGREEANLATQIQSLGLGGRVHLLGFKENALQYVRAFDIWAMPSLAEGLGLALLEGMSGRLPVIASSVPAMLPLIEGAGGLAVEPANVPQLTQALDTYLALPDEALAQKGEQAYQYLQAQHDIEVFRQEYLELIDSGLAQARGKNV from the coding sequence ATGAGTCGGCGTTTCAAGGTCCTGCAACTGCAGCCTGACTACAATGTTAAATCCCATGACTTCGCCGACCTGGCCGAGCAGATCGTCAAGGCATTGCCTGCCGAGCGCTACGAGGTCACCGCCGCGTTCCTGCGTGGCCAGCCTGCGCCTGGGGAGCCGGTCAGCCGGGCTGCCAAGTCGGTCTACTTCGAGTTTTCCGACAAGTCGCTCAAAGGCTTGCGGCTGCGCGCCATGTGGCAACTGTATAAGTTCTGCCGCCGCGAACAGTTCGACGTGGTGGTGTGCAACCGCTTCAAGCCGGTCAACATGATGTTGCAGCTCAACCGCTGGTTGAAGATCCCGTTGTGCATCGGCATCTCCCACGGTTTTGGCGAGTATGACCGTCTCTACCGCCGCAAGCAGGCGCAGCGCTGGATCGATGCGCACTGGCGTTTTGTCGGCGTGTCGCCGGCGGTCAAGCAGTACCTGCTCGATTGCCAGTGCGGGTTTACCGACCAGAATACCTACGCGATTACCAACGCCATCGACATCGAGCAGGCCGAAGGCTTGCAGCATTCACGCACGCGTGCGCGCGAGTTGCTGGGCATCGACCCTGCGGTACGGTTGATCGGCGCCTTGGGCCGGCTGGTGCCGGTCAAAGGCCACACCTATTTGCTGCAGGCGTTTGCGGCGCTGAAAGATAAATACCCCACCGCGCAGTTGGCCATCATTGGCGCCGGGCGCGAAGAGGCCAACCTGGCCACGCAAATCCAGAGCCTTGGCCTGGGCGGACGCGTGCACCTGTTGGGCTTCAAGGAAAACGCACTGCAATACGTGCGTGCCTTTGACATTTGGGCAATGCCTTCGCTGGCAGAAGGCTTGGGCCTGGCGCTGCTGGAAGGCATGAGCGGGCGCCTGCCGGTGATTGCCTCCAGCGTGCCGGCCATGCTGCCGTTGATCGAAGGCGCCGGCGGCCTGGCGGTGGAGCCGGCCAACGTACCCCAACTGACCCAGGCGCTGGACACTTACCTGGCGCTGCCTGACGAGGCACTCGCACAAAAAGGCGAGCAGGCCTACCAGTACCTTCAGGCGCAACATGACATTGAGGTGTTCCGCCAGGAATACCTGGAGCTGATTGATTCAGGGTTGGCTCAAGCACGCGGGAAGAATGTATGA
- a CDS encoding PIG-L family deacetylase produces the protein MSASTSRKQALLKRHRRNKRIVLLVSLLVLIAVGLLVAWWLPLLLAVLAWVAHEAWFADHLFYSPKDDYQYQFAADTEQPKVSLDAGRLVLGQALELAGDETLILALRLKSNLLGRFIDPYVALPGGDRQVFERGVNGLRYLNLTGQAQALLAGQLLLRGRFCRVQGEPVLSVFRQPDVRQQRVMVIAPHADDAELAAFGLYRQAAQPWIVTLTAGEIEAEHYQHMGLGKPEAARLKGRLRAWDSIAVPRWAGVPQEHCVQLGYFCLQLAAMKAEPARAIASREAELSDIRLFRQFNPFPLPADADGQPTWNNLLADLRAVLLMARPEVIVLPHPVIDPHPDHICAQQAVLEALQGLEWQPTTLLGYANHLHDNDRWPMGDSGNSVALPPCFDSAYILQPYCLPVSEERQCEKAMSLGMMHDLQPRMPFKRRVRRVIQRLLAGRAVSPWGENEFFRKAIRRHELFWFIKHK, from the coding sequence ATGAGTGCCTCGACAAGTCGCAAGCAGGCGCTGCTCAAGCGCCATCGCCGCAATAAGCGCATCGTGCTGCTGGTCAGCCTGCTGGTACTGATTGCAGTGGGTTTACTGGTGGCCTGGTGGTTGCCGCTGCTGCTGGCGGTACTGGCTTGGGTGGCCCATGAAGCCTGGTTTGCCGACCATCTGTTTTACTCGCCCAAGGACGACTATCAGTATCAATTTGCCGCCGATACCGAGCAGCCCAAGGTGTCTTTGGATGCGGGCCGGCTGGTGCTGGGCCAGGCGCTGGAGCTGGCGGGTGATGAGACCTTGATCCTCGCGCTGCGCCTTAAGAGCAACCTGCTGGGGCGTTTTATCGACCCGTATGTCGCATTGCCGGGCGGTGACCGCCAAGTGTTCGAGCGCGGCGTCAACGGCCTGCGCTACCTCAACCTCACCGGCCAGGCGCAAGCCTTGCTGGCGGGGCAGTTGCTGTTGCGTGGCCGGTTTTGCCGGGTACAGGGTGAGCCTGTGCTGTCGGTGTTCCGCCAGCCGGATGTGCGTCAGCAGCGGGTAATGGTGATTGCGCCGCATGCCGACGATGCCGAACTGGCTGCCTTTGGCCTGTACCGCCAGGCAGCACAGCCCTGGATCGTGACGCTGACCGCCGGTGAGATCGAAGCCGAGCATTATCAGCACATGGGCCTGGGCAAGCCTGAAGCGGCGCGCCTCAAGGGCCGGTTGCGTGCCTGGGACAGTATCGCCGTGCCGCGCTGGGCTGGCGTGCCGCAGGAGCATTGCGTTCAGCTCGGGTATTTTTGCCTGCAGTTGGCGGCGATGAAAGCCGAGCCTGCGCGTGCCATTGCGTCGCGGGAAGCCGAGTTGAGCGATATTCGCCTGTTCCGCCAATTCAACCCGTTCCCGCTGCCCGCCGATGCCGATGGCCAGCCGACCTGGAACAACCTGCTGGCGGACCTGCGTGCCGTGCTGTTGATGGCGCGACCTGAGGTCATCGTGTTGCCGCATCCGGTGATCGATCCACACCCTGACCATATCTGCGCTCAGCAAGCTGTATTGGAAGCCTTGCAGGGCCTGGAATGGCAGCCGACCACCTTGCTCGGCTACGCCAACCACCTGCATGACAACGACCGCTGGCCGATGGGGGATTCGGGCAATAGTGTCGCTTTGCCGCCATGCTTCGATTCTGCTTACATTTTGCAACCATATTGCCTGCCGGTATCGGAGGAGCGGCAGTGTGAAAAGGCCATGTCGCTGGGCATGATGCATGATTTGCAGCCGCGGATGCCGTTCAAACGGCGGGTGCGGCGGGTCATACAGCGTCTGCTGGCGGGCAGAGCCGTCTCGCCGTGGGGTGAGAACGAGTTTTTCCGCAAGGCCATTCGGCGCCATGAACTCTTTTGGTTCATCAAGCACAAGTAA
- a CDS encoding antimicrobial resistance protein Mig-14 produces the protein MLNRFQGFRERGWSVVDAPTYSDAWQRFGGSVATHPQVVERLAGLAEIPVRYLAWEQGGELKACIATWGRDLALSKDVLKRNGKKGLFDLGNAELILPAATDAQAPLRHRARYLSGLNEGGFTGIKLQAEQLAMARTPEELSKKFRYNQRRELRLLEEAGGVVRPVQDFTSAELAAIYCDLFQRRWGFAATGAAHMAQVIELLREWLIGSVIFLNEAPIAVQLVYRVEAPQWISVEYINGGVDPETRAFSPGSVLSFLNTQSAWEQAREVGKPLRFSFGRADREYKDRWCNPVPVFTV, from the coding sequence ATGCTCAATCGATTCCAAGGCTTTCGCGAGCGTGGCTGGTCGGTGGTTGACGCGCCGACCTACAGCGACGCCTGGCAACGTTTTGGCGGCAGTGTCGCCACCCATCCGCAGGTGGTCGAGCGTCTGGCCGGGCTGGCCGAGATTCCAGTGCGCTATCTGGCCTGGGAGCAGGGCGGCGAGCTTAAAGCCTGCATTGCAACTTGGGGGCGCGACCTGGCGTTGTCCAAGGACGTGCTCAAGCGCAACGGCAAAAAAGGCTTGTTCGACCTCGGCAACGCCGAGTTGATCCTGCCGGCCGCCACCGATGCCCAGGCGCCGCTGCGCCATCGCGCGCGTTACCTGTCGGGCCTGAATGAAGGCGGTTTTACCGGTATCAAGCTGCAGGCCGAACAGTTGGCCATGGCGCGTACCCCCGAAGAGTTGTCGAAAAAATTTCGCTACAACCAGCGCCGCGAATTGCGCCTGCTGGAAGAGGCGGGCGGTGTGGTGCGGCCGGTGCAGGACTTCACCAGCGCCGAGCTGGCGGCTATCTACTGCGACCTGTTCCAGCGCCGCTGGGGCTTTGCCGCCACTGGTGCCGCGCATATGGCGCAGGTGATCGAGCTGTTGCGTGAGTGGCTGATCGGTTCGGTGATTTTTCTTAACGAGGCGCCGATTGCCGTGCAATTGGTGTATCGCGTTGAAGCGCCGCAGTGGATCAGCGTCGAGTACATCAATGGCGGCGTAGACCCCGAAACCCGCGCGTTCAGCCCCGGTAGTGTGCTGAGCTTCCTCAATACGCAAAGTGCCTGGGAGCAGGCGCGGGAAGTCGGCAAGCCCTTGCGCTTCTCGTTCGGCCGCGCGGACCGCGAGTACAAGGACCGTTGGTGCAACCCCGTGCCGGTGTTTACGGTATGA